One genomic window of Medicago truncatula cultivar Jemalong A17 chromosome 1, MtrunA17r5.0-ANR, whole genome shotgun sequence includes the following:
- the LOC25484726 gene encoding peptidyl-prolyl cis-trans isomerase, chloroplastic, producing MASLFSTQLVQSQNLLSGFNAAQGKSHVVCSSTRAHLGCSKLSSGYHYAARLSASQQSKAKSITSRRIKCTSSANAADLQAKVTSKVFFDVVIGGESAGRIVIGLFGDVVPKTVENFRALCTGEKGYGYKDSTFHRIIKDFMIQGGDFTEGNGTGGVSIYGGKFEDENFALKHVGPGVLSMANAGPNTNGSQFFICTVPTSWLDNRHVVFGHVIDGMDVVTTLESQETSSYNNGPLKSCKIVNSGELPLDG from the exons ATGGCATCTTTGTTCTCAACACAGTTGGTGCAGAGTCAGAACCTTCTTTCTGGTTTCAATGCTGCCCAG gGGAAGTCACATGTAGTCTGTAGCAGTACCAGGGCACACCTTGGATGCAGTAAATTGTCATCAGGATATCATTACGCAGCGAGGCTTTCTGCGTCACAACAATCTAAAGCGAAATCAATCACTTCTCGGAGAATAAAATGTACCAGTAGTGCTAAT GCTGCAGATCTGCAAGCCAAAGTAACAAGCAAGGTTTTCTTTGATGTAGTAATTGGAGGTGAATCTGCTGGAAGGATTGTTATTGGCCTATTTGGAGATGTTGTTCCCAAAACAGTTGAAAATTTCCGAGCTTTGTGCACAG GAGAGAAAGGATATGGTTACAAAGATTCCACCTTCCATCGCATAATCAAAGATTTCATGATTCAGGGAGGGGACTTCACAGAAGGAAAT GGAACTGGTGGAGTCAGTATCTATGGTGGTAAATTTGAAGATGAGAATTTTGCTT TGAAGCATGTTGGTCCTGGAGTTTTGAGCATGGCAAATGCCGGTCCTAATACCAACGGaagtcaattttttatttgcacTGTACCG ACTTCATGGTTGGACAATCGCCATGTTGTATTTGGACATGTCATTGATGGAATGGATGTTGTGACGACACTTGAATCACAGGAGACAAGCAGCTACAACAATGGTCCCTTGAAATCATGCAAAATTGTTAACTCTGGAGAACTTCCTCTAGATGGTTGA
- the LOC25484727 gene encoding uncharacterized protein C24B11.05 isoform X1 — protein MQIQSSFKMDTQRIAGVKYECLLFDMDDTLYPLSLGINLACRKNIQEYMLEHLHIEESKVPKMCLDLYLEHGTTMAGMKALGYEFDNDDFHAYVHGRLPYEKLKPDFVLRNLLLSMPQRKIIFTNADHTHAIEVLSRLGLEDCFEGIICFETLNPINSYQRILCKPSVEAFEAAIRIVNVDPKKTIFFDDSVRNVASGKVAGLHTVIVGRSDLVPGADHALNSIHNIREALPEIWEVEECNQQQMIRSLAVEATVHA, from the exons ATGCAGATTCAAAGCTCTTTCAAGATGGATACTCAAAGGATTGCTGGAGTCAAATACGAGTGCTTGCTTTTTG ATATGGATGACACTCTCTACCCATTGAGCTTAGGGATCAATTTGGCATGTCGCAAGAACATACAAG AGTATATGCTGGAACACTTACATATTGAAGAAAGTAAAGTACCAAAAATGTGCCTAGATTTGTATCTGGAACACGGGACAACTATGGCAGGAATGAAG GCCCTTGGCTACGAGTTTGACAATGATGATTTTCATGCTTATGTGCATGGAAGATTACCATATGAGAAACTGAAGCCAGATTTCGTGTTAAGGAACCTTCTGCTTTCCATGCCTCAGCGTAAAATC ATATTCACCAACGCAGATCACACACATGCGATTGAAGTTCTCAGCAGGCTTGGCTTGGAAGATTGCTTTGAGGGCATTATATGCTTCGAAACGCTTAACCCTATCAACTCCTACCAACGAATCCTCTGTAAACCATCTGTGGAAGCCTTTGAGGCTGCTATTAGAATTGTGAACGTGGACCCAAAGAAAACA ATTTTCTTTGATGACAGTGTTAGAAATGTTGCAAGCGGAAAAGTAGCTGGACTTCACACTGTTATT GTGGGTCGATCGGATTTAGTGCCTGGTGCTGACCATGCTCTGAACAGCATTCATAATATCAGAGAAGCATTACCTGAAATATGGGAGGTTGAAGAATGCAACCAACAACAAATGATCCGATCTCTTGCAGTCGAAGCCACGGTCCATGCATAA
- the LOC25484727 gene encoding uncharacterized protein C24B11.05 isoform X3, whose product MDTQRIAGVKYECLLFDMDDTLYPLSLGINLACRKNIQEYMLEHLHIEESKVPKMCLDLYLEHGTTMAGMKALGYEFDNDDFHAYVHGRLPYEKLKPDFVLRNLLLSMPQRKIIFTNADHTHAIEVLSRLGLEDCFEGIICFETLNPINSYQRILCKPSVEAFEAAIRIVNVDPKKTIFFDDSVRNVASGKVAGLHTVIVGRSDLVPGADHALNSIHNIREALPEIWEVEECNQQQMIRSLAVEATVHA is encoded by the exons ATGGATACTCAAAGGATTGCTGGAGTCAAATACGAGTGCTTGCTTTTTG ATATGGATGACACTCTCTACCCATTGAGCTTAGGGATCAATTTGGCATGTCGCAAGAACATACAAG AGTATATGCTGGAACACTTACATATTGAAGAAAGTAAAGTACCAAAAATGTGCCTAGATTTGTATCTGGAACACGGGACAACTATGGCAGGAATGAAG GCCCTTGGCTACGAGTTTGACAATGATGATTTTCATGCTTATGTGCATGGAAGATTACCATATGAGAAACTGAAGCCAGATTTCGTGTTAAGGAACCTTCTGCTTTCCATGCCTCAGCGTAAAATC ATATTCACCAACGCAGATCACACACATGCGATTGAAGTTCTCAGCAGGCTTGGCTTGGAAGATTGCTTTGAGGGCATTATATGCTTCGAAACGCTTAACCCTATCAACTCCTACCAACGAATCCTCTGTAAACCATCTGTGGAAGCCTTTGAGGCTGCTATTAGAATTGTGAACGTGGACCCAAAGAAAACA ATTTTCTTTGATGACAGTGTTAGAAATGTTGCAAGCGGAAAAGTAGCTGGACTTCACACTGTTATT GTGGGTCGATCGGATTTAGTGCCTGGTGCTGACCATGCTCTGAACAGCATTCATAATATCAGAGAAGCATTACCTGAAATATGGGAGGTTGAAGAATGCAACCAACAACAAATGATCCGATCTCTTGCAGTCGAAGCCACGGTCCATGCATAA
- the LOC25484727 gene encoding uncharacterized protein C24B11.05 isoform X2 yields the protein MDTQRIAGVKYECLLFADMDDTLYPLSLGINLACRKNIQEYMLEHLHIEESKVPKMCLDLYLEHGTTMAGMKALGYEFDNDDFHAYVHGRLPYEKLKPDFVLRNLLLSMPQRKIIFTNADHTHAIEVLSRLGLEDCFEGIICFETLNPINSYQRILCKPSVEAFEAAIRIVNVDPKKTIFFDDSVRNVASGKVAGLHTVIVGRSDLVPGADHALNSIHNIREALPEIWEVEECNQQQMIRSLAVEATVHA from the exons ATGGATACTCAAAGGATTGCTGGAGTCAAATACGAGTGCTTGCTTTTTG CAGATATGGATGACACTCTCTACCCATTGAGCTTAGGGATCAATTTGGCATGTCGCAAGAACATACAAG AGTATATGCTGGAACACTTACATATTGAAGAAAGTAAAGTACCAAAAATGTGCCTAGATTTGTATCTGGAACACGGGACAACTATGGCAGGAATGAAG GCCCTTGGCTACGAGTTTGACAATGATGATTTTCATGCTTATGTGCATGGAAGATTACCATATGAGAAACTGAAGCCAGATTTCGTGTTAAGGAACCTTCTGCTTTCCATGCCTCAGCGTAAAATC ATATTCACCAACGCAGATCACACACATGCGATTGAAGTTCTCAGCAGGCTTGGCTTGGAAGATTGCTTTGAGGGCATTATATGCTTCGAAACGCTTAACCCTATCAACTCCTACCAACGAATCCTCTGTAAACCATCTGTGGAAGCCTTTGAGGCTGCTATTAGAATTGTGAACGTGGACCCAAAGAAAACA ATTTTCTTTGATGACAGTGTTAGAAATGTTGCAAGCGGAAAAGTAGCTGGACTTCACACTGTTATT GTGGGTCGATCGGATTTAGTGCCTGGTGCTGACCATGCTCTGAACAGCATTCATAATATCAGAGAAGCATTACCTGAAATATGGGAGGTTGAAGAATGCAACCAACAACAAATGATCCGATCTCTTGCAGTCGAAGCCACGGTCCATGCATAA